A genomic segment from Sparus aurata chromosome 10, fSpaAur1.1, whole genome shotgun sequence encodes:
- the LOC115589067 gene encoding transmembrane protein 272-like, translating to MSVEIHGTFKTSGSSAAVEDPETATASVAAEGVASTGNDKKSGSFGVSLFVNALIQIGIGGYFHHDCPAQPYIPIYMEVLGTVTIVTVISYWWYKDSPKNYLVITILTLGLLFCFCFFITGGVWIYSIYPPNYDKLITQLIPHCNRTLYLFAFIDTTIICVIVGLIILSGCCCFAFKCVSTII from the exons ATGTCCGTGGAAATTCACGGCACGTTCAAAACCTCTGGCTCCTCAGCAGCAGTCGAAG ATCCAGAAACAGCCACAGCGAGTGTGGCAGCAGAGGGTGTCGCATCAACTGGCAATGACAAGAAAAGCG GATCATTCGGGGTCTCGCTGTTCGTCAATGCCCTCATTCAGATAGGAATTG GAGGATATTTCCACCATGACTGCCCGGCCCAGCCCTACATTCCCATCTACATGGAGGTACTGGGAACCGTCACAATTGTAACAGTGATTTCTTATTGGTGGTATAAGGACAGCCCCAAGAACTACCTGGTCATCACAATCTTGACTTTGGGCCTTCTCTTCTGCTTTTGCTTCTTCATCACTG GTGGTGTGTGGATCTACTCAATCTACCCACCCAACTACGACAAGCTCATAACACAGTTGATACCTCACTGCAACAGGACACTCTACTTGTTTGCCTTCATTGACACCACCATCATCTGCGTGATAGTAGGTCTTATCATCCTTtcaggctgctgctgttttgctttCAAGTGTGTTTCCACgattatataa
- the LOC115589216 gene encoding transmembrane protein 272-like translates to MMPEGIRRQRSSCPAVTLCCVGVIFFILLITQAGVGYSYKNYCEDIPFIPIYLMVFGGGILVFCCRKECSIIIAVFFFFWFIVGNVFIFRSFNDFKEGKLYCDQTLYLFAFVITIVTYALLFVLCCACVSDKEESNDVPV, encoded by the exons ATGATGCCGGAGGGTATCAGACGTCAACGCAGCAGCTGTCCAGCAGTAACACTTT gTTGTGTTGGAGTGATTTTCTTCATTCTACTCATCACTCAAGCAGGAGTTG GATATAGCTACAAAAATTACTGTGAAGATATTCCCTTCATCCCCATCTATTTGATGGTATTTGGAGGCGGCATCCTGGTGTTCTGCTGCAGAAAGGAGTGCAGCATCATTAtcgctgttttctttttcttctggttCATCGTTG GTAATGTGTTCATCTTCCGTTCTTTCAACGACTTCAAAGAAGGCAAGCTCTACTGTGACCAGACACTCTACTTGTTTGCCTTTGTGATCACCATCGTAACCTATGCCCTATTATTTGTACTCTGTTGCGCCTGTGTGAGTGACAAAGAAGAGTCTAATGATGTGccagtttga